The genomic DNA TTATTATCCCTAATTATAATTTTATTGACAGTGTGAAATACCGCATTGGTTTAGGTTTATATGATTATTTATCCGCCGATTTAAGTTTGGGTAAAACGATTGCGATTAATAAAGACACCACAATGGAACGTTTGCCTACGTTAAATGGCACAGGTTTGAAAAACGGGGTCGTATATAAAGACGGTCAGTTTGATGATTCCCGCTTAGCGATTAATATTGCACAAACTGTGGTTGAGCAAGGCGGTACCGTATTAAATTATGCTAAGGTAGTTGAATTATTGAAAGATGCACAAGGCAAAATTAACGGCGTCAAGTTTATTGATCAATTAAATGGTGAAGAGTTCTGTGTAAAAGGCACAGCAGTAATTAATGCTACCGGTGTGTTTATGAATGATATTTTATCTATGGATCACGGTACTGACAAAAAATTCGTGGTGCCAAGCCAAGGGGTTCACCTTGTTTTAGACAAATCTTTCTTGCCAAGTGATGATGCATTAATGATTCCAAAAACTTCTGATGGCCGTGTGTTGTTTGCCGTGCCATGGCATGAAAGAATTGTCGTAGGAACAACCGATACATTGATGAAGGAACCTTCTTATGAGCCGGTTGCCTTGGAACAAGAAATTCAGTTCATTTTGGATACTGCTGGCCAATATTTAACGAAGAAACCGACACGCGACGATGTGTTGAGTATTTTCGCAGGTCTTCGTCCATTGGCTGCACCGGAAAAATCCGGTCAAAGCACTAAGGAAGTTTCTCGTAGCCATAAAGTTGTCGTAAGTGATAGTGGCTTGGTAACAATCACTGGTGGTAAATGGACAACTTATCGTCAAATGTCCGAAGATACTGTTGAGGAAGCCTTGAAAGTGCATCCGCAATTAGCGAAAAAAGCCTGCGTCACAACGAATTTAGCCATTCACGGCAAAATTCCGGCAGAGCAAGTGGATCTAAGAAATCATCTTTATATTTATGGTTCCGACATTCCGGCAATTAAAGCATTGGAAACCGAAAATCCGGAATTTGCTGCGAAGATTCACCCTCGTCATCCAAATACGGTTGCTGAGGTGGTTTGGGCTGTGCGTGAAGAAATGGCTGAGTCAGTGGAGGATGTATTAGCCCGTCGTGTTCGTTTGCTGTTCTTAGATGCTCGTGCAGCCATTGATAGTGCCGCAAAAGTTGCAAATATCATGGCAAAAGAATTGAATAAAGATGAGCAATGGGAGCGTGATCAAACGGCAAAATTCTTAGATATTGCTAAACACTATTTACTTGTTGATTACGCGCCACAAGTCGCCTAATTATCTCCATCTCCTGAAATTAAAGGCAACATTAGGTTGCCTTTTTTATACCTAATATTTAACTGTAATGAGTTATTTTGTTGTTTTTTGCAAGTTAATATAAACAAAAAGCACCGAAAAGTGCTTTTTGTTTATTTATCATAGCTCTTAAAGTGCGGTTACAATTTTATCTATTTCTGCTTTTGCCTGGTTTTGTGCTTTGGCAACAGCTTCATGCCCAAAACCGATTCCTTCAACATAAACGAACTGCACGTCAGTAATACCGACAAAGCCTAAAATCGTTTTTAAATACGCCGTCACAAGATCTGTCGGTTGATTTTGATGGAAACCGCCAAATGCTGCTAATACAACAGATTTTTTACCGGTTAATAATCCTTCCGGACCCTTTTCAGTATATTGAAATGTGACGCGAGAGCGGGCGATAAAATCAAAATAACTTTTTAGTTGTGTTGGAACACTGAAGTTATACATAGGTGCGTTAATAACGATTATGTCTGCGTTTTTAATTTCGCTAACCAATTCATCGGATAACGCCAATAATGCATTTTCGTCAGCAGTAATAGGCTGACTGCGCAATGCAGTGGTTGCTGTACTGTCAAGGTAAGGTAAGGGATTGGCAGCCAAATCGCGTTGTATTACATTGGCTTTGGCTAATTTGCTAATGAAATAATCAGATAATTGGTTAGTTTGAGAATTTGCACCTAAGATGCTGGATTTTAAAACTAAAACGTTGCTCATGCTTTTTCCTTTATGTTGTAGTGAATAAAGTGCGGTCAAAAATCGTGATGTTTTTTAACCTTGTTAGTATTGATAATTTTATCGAAACCTTATGAAAGATAAAGTTGCTTTTCTGAAAAGCAATATTAACAATGAGTTAATAATCCAATACATTTTATTGTGAAGATAGCTTTCAACGGCTTGTTCTTCTATAATTTGGCTTTCGTTTATTATACTAAAATTAAGGAAAAATTATGTGGTCAGATATTTTTATCGGCTATGGGGTATTCATTTTGGAAGTGATTACATTGTTACTGATTATTGCCGCTGTAGTTGCCATGATTTTGGCAATGAAGCAGAAGAAAAATCATCTTCACGGTGAATTGGTTATTACCGATTTATCAAAAGAATTTGAAGAAAATAGTAAAAAATTACGGGATTTTCATTTAACCGAGGAGGAATTAAAAGAGGCGGAAAAAGCAGAGAAAAAAGCCGAAAAAGCCAAAGCAAAAGCTTTAAAAGCACAACGTAAAAAAGGTGAATCGGTTATAGAAGATGAACAAAAACCAACGCTTTATGTTTTAAATTTTAAAGGTGATATTGCCGCAACAGAAACAGCCGCATTGAGGGAGGAGATAAGCGCTATTATCCAAACAGCAAAAAACGATGATGAAGTATTGCTATGTTTGGAAAGTCCCGGTGGTATGGTACATGGTTATGGCTTGGCTGCATCACAATTGGCACGCTTGAAACAACATGGTATTAAATTAACGGTAGCGGTGGATAAAGTGGCAGCTAGCGGTGGTTATATGATGGCTTGTGTCGCCGATAAAATTATTTCGGCACCTTTTGCGGTAATTGGGTCTATTGGTGTGGTTGCGCAAATTCCAAATGTTCATCGTTTGTTAAAAAAACATGATGTGGATGTGGATGTGATGACGGCCGGAGAATATAAACGTACTATGACCATCTTGGGAGAAAATACTGAAAAAGGGAAACAAAAGTTCCAACAAGAATTAGAAGAAACGCATCAACTTTTCAAGCAATTTGTCTCGCAAAATCGACCGCATTTGGATGTGGATAGTGTTGCCACTGGAGAACATTGGTTTGGTCAACAGGCATTACAGTTAAACCTGGTGGATGAAATCATGACAAGCGATGATGTGCTATTACAGGCGATGAAAGAAAAACGTGTTATTGGAATTAAATATTCGGTTAAGAAATCGTTATTACAAAAACTTGGTAAACAAGCAGAAGAAAGCGCCGATAACTTACTGTTACGTCTGTTAAAAAGAAATGAAAATGGTTTAATGTAATATGTTGTTTTAATAATATCTTTACATAAATTGACTAAAAAATATAAATCTCAGATTTACTTTAATCCATTTTGCAATTACCATATCCAGCGGAAATTGAAGTTGCTTTATTGCTTTATTTAGGCCTTCTCTATGTAGATAAGAAAGATGCAGCTAATGATAGCGCTTTTTTATTATATCTATAGTTCACTTGGATTCTTATTTAACTAACCTAATAAAGGTAAACACATGAAATTATCACATTTTTTATTATCTGCAATCGCTGCAACCACTCTTGCTGCTTGCGGTAACTTAAGCAATGTATCTAAAGAAGGTGCCCCAGTTGATGGTACTGAATTAGTATGGCCAAACATTGAAAAATCTAAATTTAATCACGATGGTAGCCAATTCGGTTCTTGGCCGAACTGGGATAACGTTCGTATGATTGAAAAAGGCATGAATAAAGACCAACTTTATAATTTGATTGGTCGTCCACACTTTGGTGAAGGTTTATTTGGCGTGCGTGAATGGGATTATGTGTTCAATTATCGTGAAAACGGCGAACACAAAGTATGCCAATATAAAATTCTATTCGATTCCAATATGAACGCACAAAACTTCTATTGGTATCCAAACGGTTGTAACGGTAACTCTTCTTACTCTTTAACTGCAGATTTCTTATTCGATTTTGATAAAGATACATTGACTGAAAAAGGTAAAGAAGTT from Aggregatibacter aphrophilus ATCC 33389 includes the following:
- a CDS encoding FMN-dependent NADH-azoreductase; translation: MSNVLVLKSSILGANSQTNQLSDYFISKLAKANVIQRDLAANPLPYLDSTATTALRSQPITADENALLALSDELVSEIKNADIIVINAPMYNFSVPTQLKSYFDFIARSRVTFQYTEKGPEGLLTGKKSVVLAAFGGFHQNQPTDLVTAYLKTILGFVGITDVQFVYVEGIGFGHEAVAKAQNQAKAEIDKIVTAL
- a CDS encoding glycerol-3-phosphate dehydrogenase/oxidase; this encodes MQRNTELEKVKSTEKWDFIVIGGGASGLGIALDSASRGYKTLLLEGYDFAKGTSSRSTKLVHGGVRYLAAGDVALVKEALRERGRLSKNASHLFKNQNFIIPNYNFIDSVKYRIGLGLYDYLSADLSLGKTIAINKDTTMERLPTLNGTGLKNGVVYKDGQFDDSRLAINIAQTVVEQGGTVLNYAKVVELLKDAQGKINGVKFIDQLNGEEFCVKGTAVINATGVFMNDILSMDHGTDKKFVVPSQGVHLVLDKSFLPSDDALMIPKTSDGRVLFAVPWHERIVVGTTDTLMKEPSYEPVALEQEIQFILDTAGQYLTKKPTRDDVLSIFAGLRPLAAPEKSGQSTKEVSRSHKVVVSDSGLVTITGGKWTTYRQMSEDTVEEALKVHPQLAKKACVTTNLAIHGKIPAEQVDLRNHLYIYGSDIPAIKALETENPEFAAKIHPRHPNTVAEVVWAVREEMAESVEDVLARRVRLLFLDARAAIDSAAKVANIMAKELNKDEQWERDQTAKFLDIAKHYLLVDYAPQVA
- a CDS encoding OmpA family protein gives rise to the protein MKLSHFLLSAIAATTLAACGNLSNVSKEGAPVDGTELVWPNIEKSKFNHDGSQFGSWPNWDNVRMIEKGMNKDQLYNLIGRPHFGEGLFGVREWDYVFNYRENGEHKVCQYKILFDSNMNAQNFYWYPNGCNGNSSYSLTADFLFDFDKDTLTEKGKEVVDKVAAQLKESKAKEVKVAGYTDRLGSESYNMDLSQRRANRVKARLTEQGVDAQISAVGYGEAHQVKACSNEKGNKLISCLRPNRRVEISSSGTAPKEEKPTGGQMGPTPLYQNTKVVI
- the sohB gene encoding protease SohB, which encodes MWSDIFIGYGVFILEVITLLLIIAAVVAMILAMKQKKNHLHGELVITDLSKEFEENSKKLRDFHLTEEELKEAEKAEKKAEKAKAKALKAQRKKGESVIEDEQKPTLYVLNFKGDIAATETAALREEISAIIQTAKNDDEVLLCLESPGGMVHGYGLAASQLARLKQHGIKLTVAVDKVAASGGYMMACVADKIISAPFAVIGSIGVVAQIPNVHRLLKKHDVDVDVMTAGEYKRTMTILGENTEKGKQKFQQELEETHQLFKQFVSQNRPHLDVDSVATGEHWFGQQALQLNLVDEIMTSDDVLLQAMKEKRVIGIKYSVKKSLLQKLGKQAEESADNLLLRLLKRNENGLM